In Thamnophis elegans isolate rThaEle1 chromosome 4, rThaEle1.pri, whole genome shotgun sequence, the following proteins share a genomic window:
- the MAP1LC3C gene encoding microtubule-associated proteins 1A/1B light chain 3C: MQPLQQNCQPVRPFKQRKSFATRVEEVAGIRGKFPTKVPVIVERYQKEKYLPLLDKTKFLVPQELTMTQFITIIRSRMALSATQAFYLLINNKSLASMSLTLAEVYQDYKDEDGFVYMTYASQEMFGGLTTSKVKCKEYLLKR; this comes from the exons ATGCAACCTTTACAGCAGAACTGCCAGCCCGTCAGGCCGTTTAAGCAAAGGAAAAGTTTTG CCACCCGAGTGGAAGAAGTAGCAGGCATTCGTGGGAAGTTCCCGACAAAAGTTCCA GTAATTGTTGAAAGatatcagaaagaaaaatacctCCCCCTGTtggacaaaacaaagtttcttGTACCACAAGAGTTAACTATGACACAGTTTATAACCATCATTAG AAGCAGAATGGCATTGAGTGCTACCCAAGCTTTCTACTTGCTGATAAACAACAAGAGTTTAGCCAGTATGTCTTTAACTTTGGCCGAAGTATACCAAGACTACAAAGATGAAGATGGATTTGTATACATGACATATGCTTCCCAAGAGATGTTTGGAGGTCTAACTACTTCCAAAGTAAAATGCAAGGAATATCTCCTAAAAAGATAA